CCCTCACCAACACACACACACAGCCAGCGCCTCCACCAAAATGAAGATACACTAGTGCAGTACGATTTTACCAGATGACACTTCTGTCTTTTAGTCTATAGACTCTGAAAAGTTAACAGATTTTTAAGCAAAATTTATCTGGCAGAGAGACGTGGATGCTTTAACCTTAAATGCTTAATTGTTTGCTTCATGGGGCTGAAAACTAGTTTCTAATTATCTGGGGCAATCAATGCAGGATGGCTATGGTGTTGGTTCTACTTTTTTCCAGCAAACACCACAGCCTCAGTTTGTTACTCAGTATAATGACAATGGTTCTAGGAATAACGAGTTCCCAACAACATTCTTCAACAGAAATTGTTTGACTCTCACGAGGGATGGAAGGATGAATGATATGCCTCAAACTGAACACAAAGACACAAATGTTGGTGCATGTTCTAATGAGGCTGCGTTCTGTTCCTCCATAAATACTCCTACTCTTTCTCCTTCTTTTCAGTTTCACGTCAGTTCAGAAGAGGGGATTAACCTTTATGTTGATTTAAATTCAAACCCATCTGAATGGGTTGAGAAATTGAAGGGTCAGGTTTCCATATGCCAGGAAATGTCCCATAGCAAGTCTCAGAGTTTTCATAAGGAGCTTGGATGCTTTGGGGAAAGTAGTAAACCAGTGAAAGATTCTTTTCAGTTGAATGTAGATGCTGAGAAAATAAAGGATAGCCATATACACTCTGGATTACCCCCAAGTTTGATCATAAAAGAAAATGATGCATTGCAGCTTGATCATCTTGATGGGGATGATGATGGGCCTTTGGATTCCACTGCAATGACATCACGTGCTGAAGCCGTAGAAGTATCACAGCTTTTAGAAGGACATCAGGGATTGTCCTCATTTAAAGCTCTTCCTGATTTTCAAGATGAAGTAAATTATTCTGGTGTATCCTCTGCCAAAGATGGGTGTTTGATAACTCTTGATTCAAATATTAATTCTCCTCAGGAGATGTTAGCTAGTGATGGCCTGTTAAATATATCAGATGGTCCACTAAATCTTCTCACAGTGAAGCATCAGAATTCTAATCTTGAAAACGAAATATGTGATAATTCTGCCTTGCATAAAGGTTCTAATCTTGTGAGTTCTGGGGAAATTGGGCCTGGATGCCTGTCGGATGGTTCATTGCAGATGCCAATGCCAATGCCGAAAGATGTTGTTCACCAGAAAAACAAATTACATCCACCTCGTGGAAATGGTCAATTTGTGAATTTAGTTGATCCAAAGCATAATATTTATGCAGATCCAGGCGGACTAGTAGGCTCTACTGGGCTTGATCAAGAGACATATAGGAATCAGTTGCCCATATTAGTTGAAGAACAGGTAATAGTTCACCTCTAGTTTTCTACTCCTTCCCTTCCTGTTCTTGTACTCTTCTTATTCTGTTTGCCATCTTGTTACATGTAAAAATTTACTAGCAAgttattattttgagatattgttTAAGGTGTTGTTTTCAAGTTATTTGGCCATTCTTTATGAATATGTATCTAGTGGGTTCATCGTATGAGTAGAAAAAAATCTTATCTTCCTCCTAATCTGAACAATTTGGTTTTgtaaaatcaatttatttatttttgtttctttttatggGTTAGGATTAGAGTTGGGCTTGGAAATCTAAGTACATGTCTGTTTGGTCTCTGTATACTCAATGAAACAACTAAAATTATACTGTATGAAACTGCTTGCAGGATAGGAGCAAAATTATTAATTGGGGAGAGAGTTTGGAGTAATTATCCTTCTTAATTTAATTATAtgctataaaatatttattttatgtgttgaTTTGAGTGTATGATTGCCCTTTCCAGATGCTCACACAATGAGTTATTTGAAAATTGTGGAATGCTTGATAATGTTGATTCTAATGGACTCGGGAAAAAGGGAGCATATGTAAGTGGTGATCAAAATAATTGTAGCATGCTTGATTCCAAGGTTTTAAGAAGCGCAAAGCATCTTAGTAGGAAGGTTCTTCCTCGAAGATCCATGCGGCTGGTTTCCAAGGTTCTTTTTATGCTTTCATTTGTTCAATTAATTTCAGCATTTGCCCACCCCTTTTAAATAAAATCACAGGTTTATATATGAGAAAGAGGTTTGTTCTTTCTGTTCTCTTGATTTCATTACATACAAGGAAATCAAAAGTTAGTCTGAATATAACAAGAAGATTATGATAAAAAAAGGCTGTAGTATTCGTGGTTGGGTTCATGCAACTAGTTTGCTGTTCATTCTGTCTGGTGCGTGGGAGAGAGATGGAGTGTTTTTAGCACCTATGTAAAAAAACCATAATATTTCCTACGATAACCTATCCCTTTCCCGTTCAAGGTGTTCAACTTCCACCAACTTTGTTCTCCTATCAGGGTTTGACTTTGACAGCTTTTTCCTCATACACCGGAACAAAGCATGAGAGTCTAAATCCACCGTTTTTGATACAGAGCATGTTCTATATGTTAGTGATAATAGTTGGCACTTGGCATATGTATATGGAGTGAATTTATTATGATAGTTATTTGATTAAATCATGCTTGATTGCATCTTTTTTAAAGATAATACTAAATTTGAAATGTAGGATTGTGCATAAAACTAATTTtgaacttttctttttctttttcttttttcaatttaaGGCAATATTACCTTTGCTGGGCTGTTTTTTCTCTGCTGTGCCCTCATCATTGCATGCAGAATTTATTAATCTTAGACTTGCTTTAGGTGAAGATGTTTTTACCTATTAGGAAAGAGGCAATTAGTTGATTTCCTTGCTTTTGACTAAAACAAGTGATTAATTAATTTCCTGGTATGGATAGGCAGTTAGGTTTAAAGTTACCCTTGAGAACATGGATTTTTAAGAATTAGCTTTGTTAGAATTCATTTATATATTTTCTGCTGTGACGGAGATAGTTTTGTATCCTCTCTGTTAGTAGTGGAACTTGTGCCTGAGGCACTTGGAGAGTTTCTAGTACTCTTTTTGGCTGCTATTGTAGAATATGCTGTGATaaatttgaagtttcttgatTTGAATATGCTCTGTGTTTTAGCTATTCTTCACATTTTGTCTAAACATATTCaatttgttctttttttctttagtGATTTGCGAAGTTTGCGCGGGCCAAATTCAAAACATTGGTTTCTGTTTTCCTTATGAATTCATATTGCAAAGCCAAGTATTGTCTATAGTAAGTGTTAAGTGCCTTCTCCTTTTCTCTTCTAGACCATGATAGATGCTGAAGAAAATTTTGCTTAGTATTATGTTGTAATAATTTAATTTGAGCGTATAGGAAGCTTTGACTGAGGTCATATCTAAGTAAGAAAATGTTGGTTCAAGTGAAATAATATATGCATCGGGTATATATTTCTTCCTTGCATAACTGTATAGAGGGAAGGAAAGGAGGCTTGTTTGCACAAGATGTTTGTCAACCAGGTTTGATTGGCCACCTGGAGTCGAGAAAATGATATTTATATCTAGTAAAAATGCATCCTATTTTTGTTgctttttttaattttctatacACAGATTATCATAGATTAATACGTTTTTGACAATGGATTTGTTCCATTAAATTTATACAAAACATATCTTAATTAGTAGTGATTACTTAAAATATATTGCTTTTAAATTTCTCACACTTCATTTGACTCGTAAAATAAGCAAGCATCTGAAACTAACTCATATTGAATCAAATTAatactttctttttctctttttgagtATTCATCTAACTTGATTGTCGACAGCAGTCAAATGAAGCCATCATTGTCCAAATCTTACATAGTATCAGTCATAAAAATCTATGTTGTTCCGATTAATGAAGCTGTAATTGTCCAAACCTTTGTTAGTAGCATTATCATGAAAAACTATGTTATTCATACTTGTATAACTGTCAAATATaagaatattcaaaatttttaagttttttcatGTATTAGGAGTCCTTGGAAGGTCATTTCCTTGTATTTATGTTTGAGCAAGTGTTACTTAGACATGAGTGTTGGACCCGGGCATTTCAAGAAGAAAAAATGAAGAATCTAAGCCAACGTATTGAAAACAAACTTAGTTAAGGAAAGGGTCAATTTCTACTTCGAACTTAGTCGTGGAAATTTCATAATATAGCATCCTCTTATCCGTGATGTCAATTTTTCCTGCAGGTCACTTCAATCTTTGCAGAACAGTTTCTCTCAGACAATAATAAGGTGAGCAAGCTATCATTTCAAATTGTTTGGTGCCTTCAGTTTTTCTTCTCTTTCTGCAAATTTCAAAGCAGATCGTTAGTTTTTGAAAATTGATACACACATAAAAACTATTCCTTGCTGCTAATGCCAATGTTGTAGTTAAATTTATTCCCCGTTGATTCTTTATAAACCGCTTTGTTTGTATATTTGTGCGGGTCATAATCCTTCCCTCCCACAAACAAATAGGTAATTTGCACAATCAAAATTTCagatttgttgaatatttttggtGTGAGTTGATGTGAAGTACGCAGTAACTGTGGGTGAAGATCTGAAATTCTTTATTTCATTCTGATCATGCTAGAAAAGAGTTCTTTCTCTTAATCTCTATTAGACGGAGTCTTTGACAATGGTTGTCATATGGATGTCAGATGTTTCATCAGAAAAGTGGACAATGAATGTGTTGGAAACTTCATTACAAAATTAGACAAGAAGATTGGTACCTTTTTTCTGGTTTGACCCATATACCTACCCTTATAGTATATCCTCTTtcgattttgattttttattgttTGTATCTTGAAAGCTGAAGTAGAAAAGTTACACATCTGTATTATTTGGATAGCGTTGACAAAATTTTATCCTAAAGAAGCAGAGACATTTTAGTGGTGAAGTGTCAGACTAATAAGAAACATTTGGAAGATTTGAATATGAAAAATATGATatgaagatgaacaaaatgtCGATTGGGGTTTTGGAAAATATGATATTCGGATAAGTGGTTCCGGTTTGTGTGATGATAATCTTGTGAGAGCGCCTTTGGTTCACACAATGTGTGATATATTCTCAACTTCGGAAGAAGAGGTAAAATTATCACGAGGGATTCTATATCAAAGCTAGATtgtattttattctttttatttaaaaaatagaaaaattaatcttgtatattagataaaaaaaatggtaaatcgatttttttgttaaaagttttatccatttctattgttaaaaattgaCCTTTGTATGCTGGCAGGAGATACCCATGACACGTCATATGTTATTGTTTAGTTATTATATCAATTACATCAGttttaataatacaaataaataaaatttctaataaaaagattaatttattctttaatctaatgtatagGATTGATTAGTTAATTTTTTGAATAAAGATAATATAATTTGACTTTCAATACATGGCTTTTATGATACTTTTATAGGAAGAAGAATATCTTGAGTTGTTAATAGTTATTATCAGTACCATTTACCAACTACTTTAAGAAGGAAATGGATAAAGCTTCTGTGTTGGCCTCAGGATTTAGGGATTGAGTGCTAGTTATTACATCTCTTCCACTTAATTTTATTGATGTTTTGAAAAATGAACCAATGATGAAGCTGATCTGATCATCGATTCTTATTTTTATAACTTCAATAGTTGGTTcaacaataataattaaataaacaattaaaattcataaaattaattaaaattttttaaacctattcaactattaattttttaattgatgTTGAATGGTTTACTCAAAGGTTGGTTTAGTCATTTTGTTAGAATTAGTATTTTAATTAGTTTTAGATCTAACTAGTTTGATTAGTCGGTTTGGTTTTAATACTGACCGAATCTTACATTAtcataataattttatcttattttgaataattttaatcCATTTTTGCAAGGACAAGGTGCAAAAAAAAATATTCTTAatagaaaataagaaattaattaAGAGTCAACTTGTACTGAATTAAATCCTAATCGataataattaaatcaatttaatcttTCTATTAATAGAAATCATTGATgagatttaaaaaataaaaaatccctAAAAATATCAAACACGCTTTTGATTATGGGTAGAAAAGTCGACCCTTGGATGTATGGGTATAGTGTTGGAAGGAAAAATGCTAAAATCACATTCAAGCTTCAGAGTTGGAATCAATTTCGTCTCTATCATTGGAATCCACACTGTAAACAGTCCCCATTCAgcaattttagaaaacaacaaatTTGTCTAAAACCTTTCTCTTAATTACCgcaaactaaaagaaaaaaaactaaaatataaacCTAAAAATTAATTTGGGGCTAAATTGATTTAAGTATGGTAGAAAAAGGCTTGATTGAGTTTTGCTGATAAAAAATGATGATGAAATCAAAAGCAAAGAGAGAGAGAGGGGTGATAGAAAGATTGGTCCCCTTTATGAGAAGTTTGGGGGAGTATTTAAGGGAATATTTATGTGTCGCGTATCTTTCCATCTTGAGTGAATGCTTGTTGGTAATGTGACTTGTTGTGATGAGGTTATAGGATATGTTAATTGTGAGTAATAGTAATATTATTAGAATAAGTGATTGAGCTTTGTGCAAGCTTGATCTTATGTGGAATATAAAAATTGATAGAGGGCGAAATTTGGTGAGGTTTTAATTTCCGTTTTTAATATGTGTAACACCTGTCCTCCATTGTCGaagagaaaataataaataatttttcttGAGACaaaaaagtattgatgaaatctTATAAacgaaatttatggaaaaatatATGTTTCATTTTGCAAAATTGGAAAAAAATGTATGCAAAATTTAGCTTTAGAGGGAAAGTAGAAATGTAAGGGATGTTGTGTGTAATAATGTAGCATGTGTATTGCATAAAAAATGATGGTGTTAATAGAGGTGTAAGAAACGAGCTATTTGTAATAATGTAAAGCGAGTAAGCAATCTAAATATAAAGGTTTTGTAGAGGGTTGAGGAAGCAAATAGTATGTAAGAAAGTTAGAGAAGTTGAAAAACTGAAATATGTGTGCGCTTAAAAAAACAAAACATGTCTAAAAGGCCAAGGCTCGAatgattaaaaagaaaaaaaagggtgttgGAGGCCAAGTTGGGTGTGTAAGAGTTTAGCCATGGAAGGCAATGGTCCCTGTGTTTCATGGGGGACAGAGGGAGGTTAGAGTTGACACTGTTGATTTGTACGACTTGATGATGACACAAAGCCATCAAACATGACAAGACACATCTATATAAATATGTTAATTAACATTCTAACATTATGACATCAATTTTGAATTTAGTTTTTCCTTCCAAATTTAATTTCCTGTTTAGTGtttattaattttcaaatttttaaatgagGGAAAACTGGAATGTTTCTGAGTTGCGTGGAAAGGAGCTGGGGTGGGGTAGGGCGGCAGCAAAGCTGGTTTCGTTTGTAAAAAAGGTTGCCATTCCTTTCAAGCTAAGTGTCATAATTTCCCAACGACTAACTATTCACATAATTTATaacctttttctatttttatttttctttattccaattttaatccttttgggaattttttataattatttatttggaatttattatatttttaatttcaatgcaaattttaaaattttgcaatTCTATCagttttgaatttttaataatttctttcaaatttggagacttttaatgatttttttgggTTGTtagattttttgaatttttaacatatttttttcaattttttttaaatttctaaaattgaacaaattgttgaatccattaataaaaaaattaatgggACTGATTATCTTTATATATAGGTATGGATTTGGAAAAATGAGAATATCTTTTATTTTTGTCATATTACAATATtagcatttaaaaataattataatatttaatttagaattattagttaaaaattgatgtaaaatagaagttgtgatagttgtattttaaaaaattataatttaatagaagttactataattatatatttaaaaataattataatttaatttataattatcagTAAAAAAATTGTGATACTTATAATTTAAATTGCAATCATCAattttatgtaaaatttattgatttaaaattaaaatattactttaatagaactctaagcatattaattatcacttaattaatattagaatCATATAtcaattacaaataaaatttagtatttctttatatttaaattattatgttttcattaacaaaaagtaaaaggaaataattatattattttagttttaaattgtaaattttaattattttatataatattaagtaactttgtatttatatatacaaaattttgtaaataatatatttatacaatctagtctaatatatttattattaattattatggtcaatatattgattattaagaaaataaattaaaaaatagatagTGAAGAGTTTAATTTACAATATAGTTTGTacgaattaaaaaaattaattttattaattacatTACTTCAGTtttaaatagtaaattttattagcattatgtttgaattatcaaaataatttatatattttaattatgtatattagttattattttaaataatacttTTTATATTAATTACATAAGCAAATTTATTTTGTACATTGAATATAGTACAAATGCTCTAATTATGATTTGgaatttttcttattatatttgaATTGTCAAATaatctaatatattttaattataataaaaattcaaataatgaattaaaactaattaaaatatattatttagaaAGTTAATTAAAATTGAACCAAACAATACAATTAGTTTTAAAAACTAGTATAAAAATAATGGAAACTAATTTAtctaatttcaaaattaatataaTCTAAGCATATTTAcatcatttttttttatgaattttggaattttattttgGTACCTTAAGGGCATGTACTCAAACAGCAAAGAAGGGCATGATGACATGAGATGAGATGAGAGTATTGTTGGTACTAGTATCCAATAAGGAGGAGATA
The Gossypium arboreum isolate Shixiya-1 chromosome 10, ASM2569848v2, whole genome shotgun sequence genome window above contains:
- the LOC108487124 gene encoding uncharacterized protein LOC108487124 isoform X4 gives rise to the protein MANKRDKGFYHSLSRKELQSLCKKYGLPANRSSSDMGKSVASYLETQRLGSMTTTERSDEIQESGIPLALKPPFRNADKDFYGLISCPADSFNGGNYPQSVKCNAFGCCAGDNFYHKDGYGVGSTFFQQTPQPQFVTQYNDNGSRNNEFPTTFFNRNCLTLTRDGRMNDMPQTEHKDTNVGACSNEAAFCSSINTPTLSPSFQFHVSSEEGINLYVDLNSNPSEWVEKLKGQVSICQEMSHSKSQSFHKELGCFGESSKPVKDSFQLNVDAEKIKDSHIHSGLPPSLIIKENDALQLDHLDGDDDGPLDSTAMTSRAEAVEVSQLLEGHQGLSSFKALPDFQDEVNYSGVSSAKDGCLITLDSNINSPQEMLASDGLLNISDGPLNLLTVKHQNSNLENEICDNSALHKGSNLVSSGEIGPGCLSDGSLQMPMPMPKDVVHQKNKLHPPRGNGQFVNLVDPKHNIYADPGGLVGSTGLDQETYRNQLPILVEEQMLTQ
- the LOC108487124 gene encoding uncharacterized protein LOC108487124 isoform X3; its protein translation is MANKRDKGFYHSLSRKELQSLCKKYGLPANRSSSDMGKSVASYLETQRLGSMTTTERSDEIQESGIPLALKPPFRNADKDFYGLISCPADSFNGGNYPQSVKCNAFGCCAGDNFYHKDGYGVGSTFFQQTPQPQFVTQYNDNGSRNNEFPTTFFNRNCLTLTRDGRMNDMPQTEHKDTNVGACSNEAAFCSSINTPTLSPSFQFHVSSEEGINLYVDLNSNPSEWVEKLKGQVSICQEMSHSKSQSFHKELGCFGESSKPVKDSFQLNVDAEKIKDSHIHSGLPPSLIIKENDALQLDHLDGDDDGPLDSTAMTSRAEAVEVSQLLEGHQGLSSFKALPDFQDEVNYSGVSSAKDGCLITLDSNINSPQEMLASDGLLNISDGPLNLLTVKHQNSNLENEICDNSALHKGSNLVSSGEIGPGCLSDGSLQMPMPMPKDVVHQKNKLHPPRGNGQFVNLVDPKHNIYADPGGLVGSTGLDQETYRNQLPILVEEQDRSKIINWGESLECSHNELFENCGMLDNVDSNGLGKKGAYVSGDQNNCSMLDSKVLRSAKHLSRKVLPRRSMRLVSKVTSIFAEQFLSDNNKMFHQKSGQ
- the LOC108487124 gene encoding uncharacterized protein LOC108487124 isoform X1, giving the protein MANKRDKGFYHSLSRKELQSLCKKYGLPANRSSSDMGKSVASYLETQRLGSMTTTERSDEIQESGIPLALKPPFRNADKDFYGLISCPADSFNGGNYPQSVKCNAFGCCAGDNFYHKDGYGVGSTFFQQTPQPQFVTQYNDNGSRNNEFPTTFFNRNCLTLTRDGRMNDMPQTEHKDTNVGACSNEAAFCSSINTPTLSPSFQFHVSSEEGINLYVDLNSNPSEWVEKLKGQVSICQEMSHSKSQSFHKELGCFGESSKPVKDSFQLNVDAEKIKDSHIHSGLPPSLIIKENDALQLDHLDGDDDGPLDSTAMTSRAEAVEVSQLLEGHQGLSSFKALPDFQDEVNYSGVSSAKDGCLITLDSNINSPQEMLASDGLLNISDGPLNLLTVKHQNSNLENEICDNSALHKGSNLVSSGEIGPGCLSDGSLQMPMPMPKDVVHQKNKLHPPRGNGQFVNLVDPKHNIYADPGGLVGSTGLDQETYRNQLPILVEEQDRSKIINWGESLECSHNELFENCGMLDNVDSNGLGKKGAYVSGDQNNCSMLDSKVLRSAKHLSRKVLPRRSMRLVSKVTSIFAEQFLSDNNKVSKLSFQIVWCLQFFFSFCKFQSRSLVFEN
- the LOC108487124 gene encoding uncharacterized protein LOC108487124 isoform X2; protein product: MANKRDKGFYHSLSRKELQSLCKKYGLPANRSSSDMGKSVASYLETQRLGSMTTTERSDEIQESGIPLALKPPFRNADKDFYGLISCPADSFNGGNYPQSVKCNAFGCCAGDNFYHKDGYGVGSTFFQQTPQPQFVTQYNDNGSRNNEFPTTFFNRNCLTLTRDGRMNDMPQTEHKDTNVGACSNEAAFCSSINTPTLSPSFQFHVSSEEGINLYVDLNSNPSEWVEKLKGQVSICQEMSHSKSQSFHKELGCFGESSKPVKDSFQLNVDAEKIKDSHIHSGLPPSLIIKENDALQLDHLDGDDDGPLDSTAMTSRAEAVEVSQLLEGHQGLSSFKALPDFQDEVNYSGVSSAKDGCLITLDSNINSPQEMLASDGLLNISDGPLNLLTVKHQNSNLENEICDNSALHKGSNLVSSGEIGPGCLSDGSLQMPMPMPKDVVHQKNKLHPPRGNGQFVNLVDPKHNIYADPGGLVGSTGLDQETYRNQLPILVEEQDRSKIINWGESLECSHNELFENCGMLDNVDSNGLGKKGAYVSGDQNNCSMLDSKVLRSAKHLSRKVLPRRSMRLVSKVTSIFAEQFLSDNNKVICTIKISDLLNIFGVS